From the Leptotrichia sp. oral taxon 221 genome, one window contains:
- the rpmH gene encoding 50S ribosomal protein L34: MTKRTYQPNKRKRKKDHGFRLRMKTKSGRNVLKRRRAKGRAKLSA; the protein is encoded by the coding sequence ATGACAAAAAGAACATATCAACCAAATAAAAGAAAAAGAAAAAAAGACCACGGATTTAGATTAAGAATGAAAACTAAAAGTGGAAGAAATGTATTAAAAAGAAGAAGAGCAAAAGGAAGAGCTAAATTATCAGCATAA
- the rnpA gene encoding ribonuclease P protein component, whose protein sequence is MSIKKIKNSKEFSLVYNNSKKIYTKYAIVFVRNNENEEQRFGFVASKKTGNAVQRNRIKRLFREFVKENGQNLKKNSDYVFVGKSILKENIKNIKYKDIEKDLLKVTRK, encoded by the coding sequence ATGTCTATAAAAAAAATAAAAAATTCAAAAGAGTTTTCTTTAGTTTACAATAATTCAAAAAAAATTTATACAAAATATGCGATTGTTTTCGTAAGGAATAATGAAAATGAGGAACAAAGATTCGGATTTGTTGCAAGTAAGAAGACTGGAAATGCTGTTCAAAGAAATAGAATAAAAAGACTTTTTAGAGAATTTGTAAAAGAAAATGGGCAGAATTTAAAAAAGAATTCGGATTATGTGTTTGTAGGCAAATCAATTTTGAAAGAAAATATAAAAAATATAAAATATAAAGATATTGAAAAAGATTTATTGAAGGTGACGAGAAAATGA
- the yidD gene encoding membrane protein insertion efficiency factor YidD, which translates to MKQILLFLIKIYQNFFSGAFGRRCRFYPTCSEYSRQAITKYGAIKGTFLSVKRILKCHPFHKGGYDPLK; encoded by the coding sequence ATGAAACAAATTCTATTGTTTTTAATTAAAATTTATCAGAATTTTTTTTCAGGAGCTTTTGGTAGAAGATGTAGGTTTTACCCAACCTGTTCTGAATATTCAAGACAAGCAATTACAAAATATGGAGCGATTAAAGGAACTTTTTTGAGTGTAAAAAGAATACTGAAGTGTCATCCATTTCATAAAGGTGGATACGATCCCTTAAAATAA
- a CDS encoding YidC/Oxa1 family membrane protein insertase — MFKIPFLVDLAVNLLKGITNIVGNYGVAIIILTIMMRILIFPLTLKQEKSMKKMREIQPELDKLKEKYKDNPQEFQKRTAEVYKENGVNPLGGCLPLLIQMPIFVALYYALIGNAIPNDATFLWFNLKKPDALFQITNTLSFNLLPILNTAATFVQQKIMTGSTGDKQENNPMQSMLYTMPLMMLFIFYRMPSGVTLYYLFSTIFSVIQQYFIMKGRN, encoded by the coding sequence ATGTTTAAAATACCGTTTTTGGTAGATTTAGCAGTAAATTTATTAAAAGGAATTACTAATATAGTTGGAAATTATGGTGTTGCGATAATTATTTTAACTATAATGATGAGAATATTAATATTTCCATTGACTTTAAAGCAAGAGAAGTCGATGAAAAAAATGAGAGAAATTCAACCAGAATTGGATAAATTGAAAGAGAAATATAAAGATAATCCGCAAGAATTTCAAAAAAGAACAGCGGAAGTTTATAAGGAAAATGGGGTAAATCCATTAGGTGGATGTTTGCCATTGTTAATTCAAATGCCAATATTTGTGGCTTTATATTATGCGCTTATTGGAAATGCAATCCCTAATGATGCAACTTTTTTATGGTTTAATTTGAAAAAACCAGATGCGTTATTTCAAATTACAAATACATTGTCGTTTAATTTGTTGCCAATTTTAAATACAGCAGCAACTTTTGTACAACAAAAAATTATGACTGGTAGCACAGGTGATAAGCAAGAAAATAATCCAATGCAATCAATGCTTTATACAATGCCATTGATGATGTTATTTATTTTCTATAGAATGCCTTCGGGAGTAACTTTATACTACTTATTCTCAACGATTTTTTCTGTTATTCAACAATATTTCATTATGAAAGGAAGAAATTAG
- a CDS encoding R3H domain-containing nucleic acid-binding protein, with translation MDKIILKAQNEEELNSMIKRSLTLGEDETYKVKVLKYPKKILFVSIKGEYEVEIVKKSQVEDLKNEHLKKRESKNENITLKPRLQTKNENKENDKKNSERRNSSSKDFQKNKIVKRKEENKETVLEKQIDANDANVSKIRSFIKEFLVNSKLEIVIVDIAKEGDKYIVNVDGKDMRYLIGEKGSSLNSIEYLLSSVKSLKHLKVVIDSNNYKQKREASLRELARKKGKKVLDSGKTVKLNPMSARERKIIHEEISFIKGLETESVGEDPKRYLVIKKTKNK, from the coding sequence ATGGATAAAATAATCTTAAAAGCACAAAATGAAGAAGAATTAAACAGTATGATAAAAAGATCGCTTACTTTAGGAGAGGACGAAACTTATAAAGTAAAGGTCTTAAAATATCCTAAAAAGATATTGTTTGTTAGTATAAAAGGTGAATATGAAGTAGAAATAGTGAAAAAATCTCAAGTTGAGGATTTGAAAAATGAGCACTTGAAAAAAAGAGAAAGTAAAAATGAAAATATTACTTTAAAACCTAGATTACAAACTAAAAATGAAAATAAAGAAAATGACAAAAAAAATTCTGAAAGAAGAAATTCTAGTTCAAAAGATTTTCAAAAAAATAAAATTGTAAAAAGAAAAGAAGAAAACAAAGAAACTGTATTAGAAAAACAAATTGATGCTAATGATGCAAATGTTAGCAAAATTAGAAGTTTTATAAAAGAGTTTTTGGTTAATTCTAAATTGGAAATAGTAATAGTTGATATCGCTAAAGAAGGTGACAAATATATTGTTAATGTGGATGGAAAAGATATGAGATATTTAATTGGTGAAAAAGGAAGTTCATTGAATAGTATTGAGTATTTGTTAAGTTCAGTTAAATCTTTAAAACATTTGAAAGTTGTTATTGATTCAAATAATTACAAACAAAAAAGAGAAGCTTCTTTGAGAGAATTAGCTAGAAAAAAAGGTAAAAAAGTGTTGGATTCAGGAAAAACTGTAAAATTGAATCCTATGTCAGCTAGAGAAAGAAAGATAATACATGAAGAAATATCATTTATCAAAGGGTTAGAAACTGAAAGTGTAGGAGAAGATCCTAAAAGATATTTGGTAATTAAAAAAACAAAAAATAAATAG
- the mnmE gene encoding tRNA uridine-5-carboxymethylaminomethyl(34) synthesis GTPase MnmE, translated as MLFDTIAAISTPKGEGGIGIIRISGDKSFEILDKIFKPKNPNRDLGFYQFNYGFIHDGEKVIDESMVVRMKAPKTYTCEDVVEINCHGGQFVTQKVLELVLKNGARHAEQGEFTKRAFMNGRIDLSQAEAVMDLIQGKTEKSISLSLDQLRGDLRDKINSFKKALLDITAHVNVVLDYPEEGIDDPLPVELRDNLEAVYEEATRLIESYDKGKKIKEGIKTVIVGKPNVGKSTLLNSLLREERAIVTHVAGTTRDVIEEVINIKGIPLVLVDTAGIRQTDDIVENIGVEKSKEFIEKADLVLLVLDASRELEDEDREVINQINENHKKVIVLLNKIDLERKIDLDEYNFENIVEISAQKNVGIEDMEEKIYSFIVDEKVEDSSEKLIITNVRHKTALEKTKDAIRNIFETIDMGLPMDLISVDLKEALDSLSEITGEISSEDILDHVFGNFCVGK; from the coding sequence ATGTTATTTGATACAATTGCAGCAATTTCAACGCCTAAAGGTGAAGGTGGAATTGGTATAATAAGAATATCGGGAGATAAATCATTTGAAATTTTAGATAAAATATTTAAGCCTAAAAACCCAAATAGAGATTTGGGTTTTTATCAGTTTAATTATGGATTTATTCACGATGGAGAAAAAGTAATAGATGAATCGATGGTTGTGAGAATGAAGGCACCGAAAACATATACTTGTGAGGATGTTGTTGAGATTAATTGTCATGGTGGACAATTTGTTACTCAAAAGGTGTTGGAATTGGTTCTTAAAAATGGTGCTAGACATGCTGAGCAAGGGGAATTTACAAAAAGAGCATTTATGAATGGGAGAATTGATTTGTCGCAAGCAGAGGCGGTAATGGACTTGATACAAGGGAAAACTGAGAAGAGTATCTCGCTTTCTTTAGATCAATTGAGAGGAGATTTGAGGGATAAGATTAATAGCTTTAAAAAGGCGTTGCTGGATATTACGGCGCATGTTAATGTTGTTTTGGATTATCCTGAGGAAGGGATTGATGATCCGTTGCCAGTTGAGTTAAGAGATAACTTAGAGGCGGTTTATGAAGAGGCTACTCGACTTATAGAATCTTATGATAAAGGTAAAAAAATAAAAGAGGGGATAAAAACAGTTATTGTTGGAAAACCAAATGTTGGGAAGTCTACGCTTTTAAATTCGTTGTTGAGGGAAGAGAGAGCGATAGTAACTCATGTTGCGGGAACTACGAGAGATGTGATTGAGGAAGTTATTAACATAAAAGGGATTCCGTTAGTATTAGTAGATACGGCTGGAATTAGACAGACAGATGATATTGTTGAAAATATTGGTGTTGAAAAATCGAAGGAATTTATTGAAAAAGCTGATTTAGTGTTATTGGTTTTGGATGCCTCGAGAGAATTGGAAGATGAAGACCGTGAAGTAATTAATCAGATTAATGAAAATCATAAAAAAGTAATTGTTTTATTGAATAAAATTGATTTGGAAAGAAAAATCGATTTGGATGAATATAATTTTGAAAATATTGTGGAAATTTCAGCACAAAAAAATGTTGGAATTGAGGATATGGAAGAAAAAATTTATTCGTTCATTGTAGATGAAAAGGTGGAAGATTCGTCTGAAAAATTGATAATTACTAATGTTCGGCATAAAACGGCACTTGAAAAGACGAAGGATGCGATAAGAAATATTTTTGAAACAATAGATATGGGACTTCCGATGGATTTGATTTCTGTGGACTTAAAAGAGGCGCTAGATTCATTGTCTGAAATTACTGGAGAAATTTCT